One window from the genome of Tolypothrix sp. NIES-4075 encodes:
- a CDS encoding peptidoglycan-binding domain-containing protein, which produces MATNYTNEAIRNILIGFGYLAPDSNPGSNPPWKTNNNPLTDEHTVTAIKKFQQDYPPLKADGFAGDQTKKVLHDTIVQLQNNLKRHGFATDAQIPSTQPYYGPNTYEAVKRFEQKQGLTVNGIADKQARTLLNQASLPTNNIRLIDVCIQFKQNPKKPNYLEALNYLQSQLSSDILIEFTNQWRQTNDVNPSIVKLTDVCNSYVAKPHQDKALNYLQSQISPDVYKRFTELWKK; this is translated from the coding sequence ATGGCAACTAACTACACCAATGAAGCCATCCGTAACATCTTAATCGGATTCGGATATTTAGCTCCTGATAGTAATCCTGGTAGCAATCCTCCCTGGAAGACGAATAACAATCCTTTGACAGATGAACACACCGTCACAGCAATCAAAAAGTTTCAACAAGATTACCCACCCCTCAAAGCAGATGGCTTTGCTGGCGATCAAACCAAGAAGGTGTTGCATGATACAATCGTCCAGCTTCAGAATAACTTGAAGCGCCACGGTTTTGCTACTGATGCTCAGATACCCTCAACTCAACCGTATTATGGACCAAACACTTATGAAGCGGTGAAAAGATTTGAGCAAAAACAGGGTTTGACAGTGAATGGTATTGCTGACAAGCAAGCGCGTACACTTCTAAATCAAGCAAGTTTACCAACGAATAACATCAGGCTGATAGATGTTTGCATCCAATTCAAACAGAATCCGAAAAAGCCTAATTATCTGGAAGCGCTAAATTATTTACAATCTCAGTTAAGCTCAGACATATTAATTGAGTTTACCAACCAGTGGCGACAAACCAATGATGTCAATCCTTCAATAGTCAAGCTGACGGATGTGTGCAATTCTTATGTAGCAAAACCCCATCAAGATAAAGCGCTCAATTACTTACAAAGTCAGATATCTCCAGATGTATACAAGAGATTTACTGAACTTTGGAAGAAGTAG
- a CDS encoding ribulose bisphosphate carboxylase small subunit — protein sequence MGYYIAPRFLDKLAVHITKNFLNIPGVRVPVILGIHGRKGEGKTFQCELVFEKMGIEATLISGGELESPDAGDPARLIRLRYRETAELIKVRGKMCVLMINDLDAGAGRFDEGTQYTVNTQLVNATLMNIADNPTDVQLPGSYDSTPLNRVPIIVTGNDFSTLYAPLIRDGRMEKFYWEPDRDDKVGIVGGIFEADGLSQRDVEKLVDTFIKQSIDFFSALRSRLYDEQIRNFIHQVGFEQISRRIVNSTEKAPEFQKPNFNLSHLIEMGNFMVSEQKRVENSQLVDEYNRLNRGRNNQPAPTSAVKPASQPSRNSSNEPAKTNGFNQQQPSSTHLTLETQQEIRNILSQGYKIGIEHVDERRFRTGSWQTFAVPQIDAESDAISTLEFFLSEHEGEYVRLVGIDPQSKRRVVETIIQRPNGTGSSSTKYQAPPSLNITPVNQPLSDRTIQPVPFSNKFNQQQTSSTHLTLETQEEIRNILSQGYKIGIEHVDERRFRTGSWQTFAVPQIDAESDAISTLEFFLSEHANEYVRLVGIDPQSKRRVVETIIQRPNGTGSSSTKYQAPPSLNITPVNQPLSDRTIQPALFSNKFNQQQTSSTHLTLETQGQVRRMLSQGYKIGIEHVDEKGFRTDSWQTFKVPQIDGQSDPISTLQFFLAEHPNEYVRLVGIEPNGKRQVVETIIQRPNGKAS from the coding sequence ATGTGAGTTAGTCTTTGAGAAAATGGGTATCGAAGCGACTCTCATCTCTGGGGGTGAACTGGAAAGTCCAGATGCAGGAGATCCAGCACGTCTGATTCGGCTGCGCTATCGAGAAACAGCAGAATTAATCAAGGTGCGCGGTAAAATGTGCGTGCTGATGATTAACGATTTAGATGCGGGTGCGGGACGCTTTGATGAAGGTACGCAATACACTGTAAATACGCAGTTAGTGAATGCCACACTGATGAATATTGCTGATAATCCTACCGATGTGCAACTTCCCGGAAGCTATGACTCAACACCATTAAATCGCGTGCCGATTATTGTCACAGGTAATGATTTTTCCACTCTTTACGCACCGTTAATTCGCGATGGTCGCATGGAGAAATTTTACTGGGAACCAGACCGCGATGACAAGGTGGGAATTGTTGGCGGGATTTTTGAAGCGGATGGACTTTCGCAACGAGATGTGGAAAAATTGGTTGATACTTTTATCAAGCAGTCAATTGACTTTTTTAGCGCTTTGCGATCGCGCCTTTATGACGAACAAATCCGCAACTTTATCCATCAAGTCGGTTTTGAGCAGATATCTCGACGTATAGTTAACAGCACCGAGAAAGCACCAGAATTTCAAAAGCCTAATTTTAACTTGTCTCACTTAATTGAGATGGGTAACTTTATGGTAAGCGAACAAAAACGGGTGGAAAATTCTCAGTTGGTTGATGAGTACAATCGCTTAAACCGAGGCAGAAATAATCAACCTGCACCTACAAGCGCTGTCAAGCCAGCTAGTCAACCGTCAAGAAATAGTTCAAACGAACCTGCGAAAACGAATGGATTTAACCAACAGCAACCATCAAGTACGCATTTGACTTTAGAAACACAACAGGAAATACGTAATATTTTATCCCAAGGTTATAAAATTGGCATTGAACACGTAGACGAAAGACGCTTTCGCACCGGTTCTTGGCAAACTTTTGCGGTTCCGCAAATTGATGCTGAATCTGACGCAATCTCAACTTTAGAATTTTTTCTGTCCGAACATGAAGGTGAATATGTACGCTTGGTGGGAATCGATCCTCAGTCAAAACGCAGAGTTGTAGAAACGATTATCCAACGTCCCAATGGTACAGGCAGCAGCAGCACAAAATATCAAGCTCCGCCTAGCCTAAATATTACGCCTGTTAATCAGCCCTTGAGCGATCGTACAATTCAACCTGTACCTTTTTCAAATAAATTCAACCAACAGCAAACATCAAGTACGCATTTAACCTTAGAAACACAAGAGGAAATACGTAATATTTTATCCCAAGGTTATAAAATTGGCATTGAACACGTAGACGAAAGACGCTTTCGCACTGGTTCTTGGCAAACTTTTGCGGTTCCGCAAATTGATGCTGAATCTGACGCAATCTCAACTTTAGAATTTTTTCTGTCCGAACATGCTAACGAATATGTACGCTTGGTGGGAATCGATCCTCAGTCAAAACGCAGAGTTGTAGAAACGATTATCCAACGTCCGAATGGTACAGGCAGCAGCAGCACAAAATATCAAGCTCCCCCTAGCCTAAATATTACGCCTGTTAATCAGCCCTTGAGCGATCGCACAATTCAACCTGCACTTTTTTCAAATAAATTCAACCAACAGCAAACATCAAGTACGCACTTGACTTTAGAAACACAAGGGCAAGTACGTCGGATGTTATCTCAAGGTTATAAAATTGGTATTGAACACGTAGATGAAAAAGGCTTCCGCACTGATTCTTGGCAAACTTTTAAGGTTCCACAAATTGATGGTCAATCCGATCCAATCTCAACTTTGCAATTTTTTCTCGCGGAACATCCCAACGAATATGTGCGCTTGGTAGGAATCGAACCCAATGGAAAACGCCAGGTTGTGGAAACGATTATCCAACGTCCGAATGGGAAAGCCAGTTAA